TCCCTCCAGCCAACGTCAGGTGATCAGGCTGTTCATCCCAGTGTCCCTGGAAGGCGACGTTGTCTCGGCTCCTGCCAGCACTGTGCTCTTGTATATTGCTGCCGGTGTGTTTCAAATGCTGCTAAAGACATAGGTTCTGGGGAGCAGTTTTCCATGTATTGGGTCTAACAGGAATATGTCCTATGGGCATCTTTTCCCCGAGGCCAATGcttatttccctcattttttctttcttttttcctcgtACTTGTAGTGGGGGCTCCGCAACATGAAAAGGAGCAGCATGAGTGGGATGAGAAAGTAGGGGACATAGACAGATACAAGGGTTAGTCGTTCATGGAAAGTCTTGGGTCCTTGTCCTTTGAAACCACTGGCTTTGGAGAAATCCTCAAATAGCAGCATGGAGAGAATTGGAATTAAAGTGGTCATCGTGTGGACTGAGTAGATGATTGCAGGGATGCGGATCCACTTGCAGCCTCCTAAAGTaggggaaaaggaaggaaaagctcTAGGTCTGTTCATGACTCTTTCCAAGGGCCAGAACTGATAGTCTCCACCCTGTCTCTGCTTGCCTGCTCCCTTCAGCTCAATCATTTTACCTCCTGCTCTAAGTGAAAACTCAGCAAATGGAAAAGTGTTATACTGCCTAATGAGcaaatttctttctttgtgtaaCAGCTCGGACCCTGAATCACTAACTGTCAAAGAGCCAAGGGTGGTGGCCCAGAATATAACTGAGAAAAACTCTAGGGCAGTCACAGGGCCATTACCAGTTAAACCCATTTTGTTCTAAAATGGTAGGGGAGGGGGGACCTTGAGGCATCTACCTGTTAAGGAATTGTAttcacccactcctcacttaccaacatggttaggttccacagaccaggttgttatgtgaaaactggcattatgtgaaaatggagaacAAGCACATTAGATCACAGATTATGTGGGACACCTGCCCCTCTAAACCTGAGAGATGGAAAATGTAGGTGGGTGCTATATGCCCCACTGGCCATGAAAGGCTGCCAaatgtacatcattaatgtgcaaaatagttggctagtagattttttttttactattgtcataaatgtgaaatgtcggaTGCGACAGCTGataagtgaggaataggtgtATAGGTGAGATGATCAACAGGTTCTACCAAAGATGGATTCAGTGACTCAAGGGGACTCCAGTGGGAAAGAAGCATTTTCAGCTGTGTAAGCTTCATTACCAAGTGCACTGCTACTGCTTTGTAAAAGCATCGATTACATGGGAACACTAAGAAAAAATTGTAAATGAGAAGTTAAACTCTTTAGGCATGAGCCTGATGCTCCTGCTGGTAAATCAGTGTGATTCTACCCAACGCAGGAAAATAAAAGCCAactataaaagaaattaattcagtggggggaaaacaaaacacaaaaaggaaGGAGACCACCCTTCAGGTGGCCTGAGGTTTCAGAAGTATGAGAGGGATTTCTGGAAGACTGAGCAGCCATACAGCCCAGCTGACCCTTCTCCTTGGTTACCCTCACCCCACTTCCTTTCAGTTATATACTTCTTTCCTCTGTCTTCATACACATCGTCCTTACCCCCGTCACATCACtacctcttctttctccctcacagAAAGACATTAACCCAAGCCACACTAATGTCCCTTTATGAGATCTATTCTGGCCATTTCTATCGAATCCTCTCTTTCTAGGAGCTTCCTCTGTCCCTCACACAAACTACAGGGACACTCCCCCTCTCTTGGAGACGCTTTCCCAAAAGATTTCAGGGACCTGATTTCTGAGCAAAAGTGTGACTTTCCCATCATTTACTAACCTTTGAAGAAGGCATATGTTGCAAAGGGAAAGAAAGGCAGCTGAAAAACAAGCTCACAAAACACGAAGGGCTTAAACCACGTTGGAGGGTCCTGTAGCAGAGGGTCTTTGAACTCCTTAGCATACCACTGCAGCAGGTTTCTCAACtgaaaaaaagacaaggcaataaTTCACAATGAATTACAGCTATCTTGGCTGGATAGGCTTAGCACTTCCGACTCATTTGAAGATACACGGAAGAGTCTCTCACTAACCAACCTCCTTGGCAGTAGATGGCACACCCCAGGTGCCTTTTGTGATATAGCCCAGATGGTCATTTCATAAAAACTCACTAGCTCTAACTCAAATATTACCTTCTCTATGATGTTTTCCCTGGCTTTTCCAGCCCCTTCTTTGTGCGACTAGGCATTTGTAACTCCATGATAACACGTATCCAGGTGTGTTGCCTACTGTCAACAGCAAGTGTCTAGTACTTAGCAGGCTCaggatgtttgctgaatgaacaaatgacaTTTCTGCCAACAATATCATTCTTTGTAAAGAAATGAGATGTGAAAGCCATCCTGGCTTTTTTCCTTTCATAATAGCAACTGAGGACTAAGCTCTGAGGGCCAGATTCCCTCAAATGCAGAAATGAATTAAATTCCTTGCCCTTTGGTCGGGGAGAGATATGTAACCTTTTTGGAGATGTGATTTTGGACACTTCAGTATCTCAAATAAGCTcctcatttttcaaaaaaaaaaaaaaaagtcatcaagttgactcccactcacggctgcctcacgtgtgtcagagcagagctgtgtgccaccgggtgggttttcaatggctggtttttggaagtagatccccaggccatttcccaaggtgcctctgggtgaattcaaacctccaacctttcagctagtagccgtGCATTAAatggtttacaccacccagggactcattatTCTAAACTCCCCTAATTCTAAATTTTGTTCTTTTGGGATATTTATGGAAGAACAAGCTCTGACAAACTATAGCTTTTAGGCTGTGACAACACTTGAGAGTTAACAGTCTCAGTTCTAGCTCGGGCCCACCCCTGCAATTAACCTGCCAGATAAAAAGATGCAGACCCGTACTGACTTGATGCTAGGCAGAAGAAGGAAGCAGTTGGCTTTCAGGCTGCCCAAGGCCTGTCCATTTAATGTGGACTACAGCAGGTCTGTCACAAGTAACCTCCTGGAGATAGCACTGTCCTCAACACCTGCCGTCAAAGCCAAATAACTAAGTCTtcattgtgattaaaaaaaaaaaaaaaaaggctccaatgTAAGAATTTTGAGTAAAATGGAAGAAgtaattttccttttaatttttaatcaaaAGACAAAGGCTTGCTATTGTGAAATAATGAGGCCGCGTTGCTGATAGAAAGCCAGCTTTAAGCAAACATCCAGAAACAAACATCCGTTAGCATAATATTAAGTTCAGAGGGCTTGGCTAGAGAACCGATTTATTGAGCAACTGATCTCTAATTTGTACTTGATTTGAAATTTAAATTCATGACAATACCCTTGGCTTCCTTCTAAGCATTTTTCAGGATAGTAATGTGGACTAATCATAAAGGTTAAGTCCTTTTTTGCTTTCTAGATtcacttaaaagaaaacaaacaaaaaaactggaggattctccttgctttcaaggaTTTACCACaggattttaaaagcattttggtCCACTTGAACAAttcatttttaattcaatttgTAAACAATATCTCAGAGCCACCTATTTCATAAATTGAGGCAGACCTGTCCTGAACGTAGCACGGTAATTTCTGCAGGCTGAGATTATCGgcaaaacttaaaaataatccAACCAGCCGGCACGCATACAACCACCTGCCCCATGGCTCAGCTGCCCACTGATGCCAGACCAGGCCTGGGCTGACAGCTGGGCGGAACAGACAGTAGAGGCTCACAGCTGCGTGGTGACGAGCACAGGAGCTGGGAGCCAGAGGGCCTGGCTCTGGGCAAATCCCTTCATCTCATTCAACTTGTTTCCCTTCCTATAAAGTAGGGATGGTAATAGTGCCTACTTCACTGCTGGTAAGATTTAATACATATACAGTCTTTAGAACGATacctaaacccaaaaaaaccaaacccactgccatcgaattgattccgactcatggcgaccctataggacagagtagaactgccccatacagtttccaaggagcacctggtggattcgaactgccgacctttcggttagcagctgtagctcttaaccattaggccatCAGGGTTTTCCTAGAACAATACCTAGCACGTAGTAAATGTTAAGATTCTTTGACTGAATGCgattaacacatattttgagaaATTCACGTTTAATTCTATTAAAATACCTGAATGCAGCTGGTCATTAATAGGAATTACTTATTAGGTAAGACAAAAAAAGGGTAAGAAAATGGTTTCCCTTTATACCTGACTCACGTTTTGACTTTTTCAACTCACCACtgttgtcaattaaaaaaaacccacttggCCTGAATACATGGCTTTCTGAAAAGTAGGGGTTGCTACTAAAGAATAGGCTCTTCTCTACTTAGGAATGAAAGTGAAGACCAGATGTAGACTCACCTGGGTTTCTTGGGCAGTATTTTAACAGAAGGAACGCTACCCAGCTGCAAATGACACTATAAAATGTTTCCCTTTCCATGTTCTAATCCAAGTTAAACTCTTACTGTTTCATAATACAGTGAGAGTCTTCCCAAGTGTTGATTTGGCTCAAACAAAGATGCCCACTATGTGATTTCCTGTAGGCTTTTTAGTTCTAGGGACAACAGATGTTAAATTTTGGCGTTTTTCAAAGAGATTCTGAGAGTAAATatggtttttattattactattattttctcCATACAGAAGCAACAAAGGCATCACTTCCCACCCCAAAGCATCAAGGGTGAATAGTAagaaagagaatgaatgaatggagactAAAAAAAGTTAAACCACAGgtgttggtgaggctgtggggaaactggaatccCCATTCATTGCTGGTAGTATTGTAAAATAGTACGGCTGCTGAGGAAAACAGTCTGACGGTTctctaaaagttaaacacagaaataccatatgatccagcaattccactcctaggtatatacccaaaagaactgaaagcaggaatgcaaacagaataCTTGTGCGtcaacgttcactgcagcattattcacagtagccaaaaggtgaaaccagtctaaatgtccatcaacagatgaatggataaataaaatgtggtacatacatacaatggactgttACTCAGCTATAAACAGAACTGAAGTCCTaattcatgctacaacatggatgaaccttgaaaacaatgctgaatgaaacaagtcagtcacaaaaggacaaatgttgtatgatcccactcatatgaaatatctagaataggcaagcgTACAGAAACCAAAGTTTTTAGTGGCTACTAGGGGAGGAAAGACGAAGGGAAAAAGGAGGACTGCttgggggacactgagcttctgttaagggtgatggaaaaatttggaaatggattatGGTGacagttgaacaacatgataaacataatgtcactaaattatacatgtgaagaatgctgaaatggcaaatgttttgttacatatatacttaaccacaattaaaaaaagagtgaATAGAGGCAAAAGCCTTTCAGTCCAGGATCTGATCCCCTCTCCTGTTTGCACTGGCCCTTGCCCTATTACAATAagtcaacaaaaaaataaagcttggaacatcccagttaattgatcTAACAATgtatttagtgcctctgttctacctcctagttcgatgcatagtgcctagggtcttaaaagcttgcaagccgccatccaaggcataacaattggtctctattcacctggagcaaaagaggaagaaggagagtcaggaatagaggaGGATATGGAgtttgtggctaattgcctccatgaacaactgcctcctttgccatgagaccagaaggactggatggtgcccagctaccactgctgaacattttgatcaaagattccaaagaagaatcctgatgaaagggtgagggggggagggaggatgcagaatttcaaattctcatgaactccaaacttcctggagccatgagggtggatgaacccctgaaacatttgtcttgagataatctttaaaccttaaaccaaaaatgtcccctgaagtcttgctaaaaccaaacaatagtttagcttaactagtaaaaaaggtctgccttgagcattatgtgcctttaagaactatctatttaggatcatattgacaacagcaactcaaaagattagggggcagtgagtttatggtaatgagggaagaacaacttagaaaaggagggtaagaatggttgcgtgtgatgattaaggttgtgtgtcaacttggctgggccatgattctcagtggtttgggagttatataatgatgcagtttggcagttaggtaatgatgtaatttggtagttaggtaatgatgtagttatcctccattttgtgatataatataatcacctccatgatgtgatttgatgtgatcagcTAATCAGTTATAAggagagtttcctcaggggtgtggcctgtacccaatatatatggatgttccggcaaagctcactggcttgtgcttgttctggatcccgcatctggcttgtcatcatctgacctccagttcttgggacttgagtcagcGGCCTGTCATACTGCCTACCAACTTTGGGATCTGTtggcctccgcagcctgtgaaccagcagactgccatataactagctgatcttgagtttgtcagcccctgaaaTTACATGagtcgggagaagcctccagcctgatgcctgacccacagagacttgggacttgccagcctctacaactgcttaagccatttccttgagataaatctctctctctctctctctatacacacatatatgtatgtatatatacatgcttcattgattttgcttctctagagaacccagcctaacacaactgcacaacttgaagaatgtaatcaatgtcactaaactgtacatgtagacaCTGTTGAGCTGGTATATGTTTtgccatgtatattctcaacaacaacaaatacacaacTTTACCAAATCAaataacccattgtcatcgagtcattctaactcatagcaaccctgtaggacagagtagaactgccccataggaatgactggtggattcaaactgctgaccttttggtagtagccaagctctttaaccactgtgccaccagggctcctaccaaaTCAAATATGTAAGTTTAAATGGGGTATTTACGATGTTTGGCCCATTTTAATTGTACTTGGTGAGTAGTGAACAAGGACTTATAGTAAAggtatattcagaaaaaaaaatgcagtgtgattaattacttttgtgtatggcctttctagccatggtcttgtaactaccacccaagtgactgtgcaggactgtgtgataaggtaattgtggcccgccaagggaattggtcagttttgccttaaaagagaactacttccagagcagagagggagagcccaccaccaccaaggatggAGAGAacagcaggagagacctggcaacAAGAGACAGCagggtgggcttcccagcccacggagagagaaagctgagtgcctttggttAGACTGAAGACcagggagaggctgtcctgatggaagaactgtgttcTGAGAGTTCCTGAccctgaactgtaactgttactcccctaataagccccataaatgtaagtatggtctgtgagctctgtgtggccattgcaattaaCTATCAAACCCTgcagaggagtagagagtgctgtgcgagggatggttggtgtcagaattactAATTGATGGCGgagggaggaggcatgtctgacctccgcctcatgggaatcagtctgggcctgttgatcttgattctcatttCTCCTTGTGAGGTTGGAAGAGGTCAGATACTGCCCCCAAGCCGTTTTCACATATAAAGAAACTAACAGCTGTTATGTATGGAATAGCTACCTGCAGTAACTCACTAGTtagttacagactagaactgccccacagggttttcttggctgtaatttttacggaagtagatcatgaggtctttctcccttggagctgctaggtgggttcgaactaccaacctttcggttaccaacTTAACTGTTGAGTCACCAGAGCTCTCACATACTAATTACCAGTATTAAAGGGACCCATCACATCAGAGATTGCAATCAGGTAGCATGCCCAAGTTCTGCTGGCCACCCAGGTTTTGAAAATGTGGCAATAGTAGGCTCTTCTTTCTTCAGGAAAACTAATAGCTAGTGCAGAGGTGCAACTACCCCTTTAGAGTAAGTATACACTACCTGGCCCTATGTGGTAGGCTGAGTTATGGCCCCCAAGTAATGGAGATACAAGTCTTAATCCCTGGCACCTGCAAATGTTACCTTgtgtggcaaaagggactttgtaaCTCTTCGTGAtgagttaaggatcttgagatggggaaattATTCTTGTGGCCTTAAATGTAAAAGGgaagcagagggagatttgactacagaagagaagaaagaaatgcgATGTCAGAAGTCATACAGCCACAAGCTGAGGAATGCTGGCAACCACCAGacactggaagaggcaaggaacagattctcctccagaaggaacagcccctgccaacaccttgattttagccccatAAGACTCTttgcagacttctgacctccgGAGTTTTAAGAGAataatgtgttgttttaagccactaaatattgtggtgatttgttacagcaacaacaGGAAACTAAGATACCCTGTATATGTTTGAGCTTGTAATTTAACCCAACTGTCTTATCTGACATTTGCAACTACAGAACTCTGACATGCCAAGACTCAGACCAGTCCTGGGAGAACAAAGTCCCCAGACTGCAATCTAATGCTCTTGCCACACACCCCCTATGCATTTCCCACGGAAAGGGAGGCCAGATGTCTTCCCAGTTATGCTTGGTTctagaagcaaagaaaaaagacTGAGGTGGTGACACATTGTTGAGTAGTGGCTCTTAGCCTTTTGTGGAGTGTCAGACCCCTTGGAAAAGTTGATGGAAGCTATAGACTCTCATCCCAGAAAACACAAAGCACAcacaataatccaagaagctgcactgtatgaagaacagggcatcagattggaggaaaactcattaacggcctgcaatatgcagatgacacaaccttgcttgctgaaagctaagaggacttgacgcacttactgatgaaggtcaaaggccacagccttcagtatggattacacctcaacataaagtaaacaaaaatcctcacaactggaccaatgagcaacgtgatgataaacggagaaaagattgaagttgtcaaggatttcattttactcgcacccacaatcaatgcccatggaagcagaagccgagaaatcaaaagatgcgttgcatgaggcaaatttgctgcaaaaagacctctttaatgtgttaaaaagcaaagttctcactttgaggactaaggtgtgcctgacccaatccatggtattttcaattacctcatatgcatgtgaaagctgaacaatgactaaggaagactgaagaactgatgcctttgaattatggtgttggtgaaaaatattgaatataccatggactgccagtatttattcaaaatactttttttgaataaatacttgaatatttttaagaatgaacaaatctgtcttggaagaagtacagccagagtgctccttagaaggaaaacTGTAGTTCTGAAGAAAAGAAGCATTAAAGTTTGCAGTAAAAAATGCCAAGAAATGAGGTTTTTCAACTTCATTTCTACAGAGGCAATCAATTTTACTCTAACCCAAATGAAAGGGTCAATTTGAAGAAGAATCATTAATTTTCTTCTGAGCGTTTGAAGTTACCAGATCCTGAACGTGAAGTAATGACAGTCTGTAACTCGCCAAGCAGCACCAACCAAGGTACTTAAACCTttaaacagaacaacaacaaaaaacccgttgccatggagtcaattccgactcacagcgaccccatacgacagagtagaactgcctctggggtttccaatgctgtacatttttacggaagccgactgctAGTGCGTTGAgcttctgacctttcggttagcagccgagcgcttaaccactgtgccaccagggctcctgccaaaCCTTTAAATGGGTCTAATTCTACTGAGATTATTTCTTCGGGATTAGACTGGGATGTTAAAGCTCTTCCAAAAATCACTTTAAAACAAATCCAACACGTGATTTAGACACTGGTTCTTCCTGGCTTTCCTCAAATACTAACAACTGACCAGAGATGGAGTGTGCGAGCCTTTAAAAGGAACAGCCTTTGCCCCCTGCGGCTTGGGGGAAGGGACTGGGAACGGCCCACGGAAAACGTAGTTGATGGGTAAGGAGAGGGCCGGCGCACGGGCAGAACGCAGGGCAGGCGGAGGTGGGCTGGGGTGCCGAACTGGAACCCTGAGTGGATAAGGGCCGGGGTGGGGGGCTCATATGGGACACAAGGGCACAACCGCAGCGCACACAGACCTCACACTCGGCGACCGGAGGGCCAGGACCGACCGGGCGCCCCTCACCTCGGCCGGATAGAGTTCGCGCGGCAGCACCACCTGCAGGTCTATGAACAGGGTGATGGGGATGTGGGACAGGAAGTAGAAGCACAGCAGCCACTCGAGGCCGCGCCTGGCGCTCAGAACCCCCATCATCCGTAGGGTGGGCCGAGCAGCAGCCACGGTGCGGCTCGCCGAGACCCGCGGACGCCCAGGACACCGGGCCGAAAGCTCGCTCCGCCCCTCTGCCGTCCTACGCAGGCCGCGCCAATTGGCCAGCGGAGGCGCAGAGGCGCGGGGAAGGGGCGGGACTCGCTGCTGGGCGCCTCCATTGGCTTCTTTGAGTGTAACGTGTCCCGAAGGCGCTTCCGCAGACTGTTTCCATTGGCCACTGGGGGCCGAATGGAGCAGGGGCCGGGCTCTTTGCCCGCCAAAGCCTTGGCTCGCGGGGCAGAAGCGAGTTGGTCGGGATGCTGGGAGTCGACGGCCCCCCGGAGTCTTCTTGTGTGTTGCGCTGGGCTGCAAAGCGGTGCGCGATCTGGAGGAAAGCCGCGGCTGCCCACAATGGTCTCATTACTTCCTTCATTCACTCCATTCATTTAGCATTTACTGAGCGCCTACTATGCGCTGGGCTGTGGGAGTTTACAGAGATGAAGCTCCAATCCTGAGAGGGTGTCACAGATCAGGGCGGGGGCAGTGCGT
The window above is part of the Elephas maximus indicus isolate mEleMax1 chromosome 19, mEleMax1 primary haplotype, whole genome shotgun sequence genome. Proteins encoded here:
- the TMEM97 gene encoding sigma intracellular receptor 2, with translation MMGVLSARRGLEWLLCFYFLSHIPITLFIDLQVVLPRELYPAELRNLLQWYAKEFKDPLLQDPPTWFKPFVFCELVFQLPFFPFATYAFFKGGCKWIRIPAIIYSVHTMTTLIPILSMLLFEDFSKASGFKGQGPKTFHERLTLVSVYVPYFLIPLMLLLFMLRSPHYKYEEKRKKK